The Streptomyces sp. NBC_01463 DNA window GAACACCTTTCCGTCCTTGACCTCAAGCGCACTTGATGTTGAACGCTGGGCGACATGACGAACACGACCGCCGCACCGGCGCACACGTACCGCGATCTCCCCCGGCTGATGAGCCTGATGACCGGCGACGAGAAGCACGGCCCCGCCGCCACCTCGACGCTGGACGCCCTGTGGGTGCTGTACGACCGGGTCCTGCGGGTGACACCGGAGACCGTCGACGCGCCGGACCGCGACCGCTTCCTGCTGTCGAAGGGGCACGGGCCGATGGCGTACTACGCGGTCCTCGCCGCGCACGGCTTCCTCGACGAGGGGCTGCTGGCGGGCTTCGGCTCGTACGGTTCGCCGCTCGGGCACCATCCCGACCGGCTGCTGGTGCCCGGGGCCGAGATCGGAAGCGGGTCCCTGGGGCACGGGCTGCCGCTGGCCGTGGGCAGCGTGCTGGGGCTGCGGGCCCAGGGGCTGACCGGGCCGCGGGTGTGGGTGCTGACCGGCGACGCCGAACTGGACGAGGGCAGCAACCACGAGGCGATCGCCTACGCCGGTCCGGCCGGGCTGGAGCAGCTGCACACCGTGGTGATCGACAACGCCTCGGCGACGTACGGCCGCCCCG harbors:
- a CDS encoding transketolase, with the translated sequence MTNTTAAPAHTYRDLPRLMSLMTGDEKHGPAATSTLDALWVLYDRVLRVTPETVDAPDRDRFLLSKGHGPMAYYAVLAAHGFLDEGLLAGFGSYGSPLGHHPDRLLVPGAEIGSGSLGHGLPLAVGSVLGLRAQGLTGPRVWVLTGDAELDEGSNHEAIAYAGPAGLEQLHTVVIDNASATYGRPGGIADRFATAGWSVEDVDGRDHEALYAAFTAPHPGRPRAVVARVAPKR